A window from Mytilus galloprovincialis chromosome 8, xbMytGall1.hap1.1, whole genome shotgun sequence encodes these proteins:
- the LOC143042282 gene encoding uncharacterized protein LOC143042282: MEAINDRDHDGQDTLVEVEDELLNTSNVTVDEIEALDGSIVTFRQPEVTAQSTPMYKDRLKDLNQCETCGKVYESRPGFLSHIAMKHTQPKYVCKLCNQGFQSKTLFKAHRLRHVEEKQFKCDVCEKEYVHKKDLNAHIKAKHGNDAGYKCTKCSRVYQYAQGLQKHINAMHKEISFACAFCNARFMYKANLTRHIKNKH, encoded by the exons ATGGAAGCTATCAACGACAGGGACCACGACGGGCAGGACACATTAGTAGAAGTAGAA gaTGAACTATTAAACACCTCGAACG TTACAGTGGATGAAATTGAAGCCCTGGATGGTTCTATTGTGACATTCCGACAACCCGAGGTAACTGCTCAAAGCACGCCAATGTACAAGGATAGAttgaaag ATCTTAACCAATGTGAGACGTGTGGCAAAGTGTACGAATCTAGGCCCGGCTTCCTTTCTCACATAGCTATGAAACACACACAACCTAAATATGTGTGCAAATTATGCAACCAAGGATTTCAATCCAAGACCTTGTTTAAGGCACATAGGCTTCGGCATGTGGAG GAAAAACAGTTTAAGTGTGATGTTTGTGAAAAGGAGTATGTGCACAAAAAAGACCTAAATGCACATATCAAGGCAAAGCACGGCAACGATGCAGGATATAAATGCACAAAGTGCAGTAGAGTTTACCAGTATGCACAGGGCTTGCAGAAACACATAAATGCTATGCACAAAGAAATATCATTTGCATGTGCATTTTGCAATGCAAGATTCATGTATAAAGCTAATCTGACTAggcatataaaaaataaacattaa
- the LOC143042284 gene encoding uncharacterized protein LOC143042284, translating to MDLTKDKLDKVKIKAEERITDWIESCQTAGITRLYDQYGTGNFKRIEYKKDETQKKEKNAVPSRLRPLKHKKDVEIQKKSFDNRTREIDHKKKDKEDKKSPRKSTKSSKGREDSISRHNMDFQSDSTRKYRDSASIFREMNNRSSHNRSSFKSSVCSMDAISLMCDEPKENNLGGFHLQGKLDKFKGSDLSFLQFTDTTKTKISKKGCSTKMGTKSRFDPLKLPKRFQIEKSNINTIAKAEKTFYEYDKSEYFKPGMSKVVGNKDRRKKIKMPPGTECISEEDSSSSEGTLESMRMPRASIQISTDIPLKELNRTCTSPITIQISTETPPPGSMSRPPSRLFSQIPVTFTIDTNSVNEYVKRSNSPFANEPSTIADETRAHSSFALWSPTTSPLALRPSRSEINTHKQSLKLGLAPLSLGLKRNKSRLSRINLSTTPSSILRTGKSSTLLSRTVSRRFPGGVPSSTNVSVADDRKAVVLERFRRFTNKFICVSRLLNAVKAKMKMQTREEISSVKKEDEKGHKSNVLDFDVSYFRSATTSYGGLSHRARDALWKMVHQRTERDIRTLEEVMDRLPFFHKYPKSIKADLARMLWYDRFEDQRIIIKQGDIGTRMYFVVSGCVSLQTTDIDPRSGIKHVIHLKDVKSGATFGELALIRDMKRNYTAVCKGDSEFLSLSKSEFNNVLRHQYEENWQQRNTFIRNQQSFEGASIDQMKSVTDMSDMKSFPDNTVIFGDKTQLTEAVYFIRKGKCDMIKKISLLRTQSPYLRPSLFLSDNKKDHSEFLNKPYGKHTRICRTENHMLTVMSLYPGDYFGVGENLQDTYIITNGKVECLVINSAFFAINLMTDQLDEMKNKNEEKIPSNQNLYLKFEANRKWTEYKKSLVENVVSRKRIPNVTTEEDIPKILTMSPSIPQDLLWKNKPS from the exons ATGGATCTTACAAAAGATAAATTAGATAAAGTAAAGATCAAAGCAGAGGAAAGAATCACAGACTGGATTGAAAGTTGCCAAACTGCTGGAATCACTCGCCTTTATGACCAATATGGAACTGGAAATTTTAAAAGGATAGAGTATAAAAAAGATGAGacacagaaaaaagaaaaaaatgcagtTCCTTCAAGATTGAGACCGTTGAAACATAAAAAGGATGTCGAAATTCAGAAGAAATCTTTCGATAATAGAACAAGAGAAATCGATCACAAGAAGAAGGATAAAGAAGACAAGAAATCTCCAAGAAAGTCCACCAAAAGTAGCAAAGGCAGGGAGGATTCTATCAGTCGGCATAACATGGATTTCCAATCAGATTCAACACGAAAATACAGAGATAGTGCATCAATTTTTAGAGAAATGAACAACAGAAGTTCGCATAATAGAAGTTCATTCAAAAGCAGTGTCTGCAGTATGGATGCTATTTCACTGATGTGTGACGAGCCTAAAGAGAATAATTTGGGTGGATTTCATCTTCAGGGAAAATTAGATAAATTTAAAGGATCCGACCTTAGTTTTCTGCAATTTACCGATACAACAAAAACGAAGATATCAAAGAAGGGCTGTTCAACAAAGATGGGTACTAAGTCCAGGTTTGATCCGCTGAAATTACCAAAGAGGTTTCAGATTGAAAAATCGAATATAAATACAATAGCAAAGGCAGaaaaaacattttatgaatatGACAAAAGTGAATATTTTAAACCAGGAATGAGTAAAGTTGTAGGAAATAAAGATAGACGTAAGAAAATTAAGATGCCACCCGGAACTGAATGCATATCAGAGGAAGACAGTTCAAGTTCGGAAGGAACTTTAGAATCAATGCGAATGCCAAGGGCCTCTATTCAAATTTCAACAGATATTCCATTAAAAGAACTAAATCGTACATGTACTTCACCAATAACTATACAGATATCTACAGAGACGCCGCCACCCGGTTCTATGTCTAGACCACCTTCAAGGTTATTTTCTCAAATCCCCGTGACTTTTACCATAGACACCAATTCTGTGAATGAATACGTTAAAAGATCGAATTCTCCATTTGCCAACGAACCATCAACAATAGCTGATGAAACAAGAGCACACTCATCGTTTGCATTGTGGTCTCCGACAACATCTCCTTTAGCACTGAGGCCATCGCGAAGTGAAATAAACACTCATAAACAATCGCTTAAACTTGGGCTAGCTCCATTATCGTTGGGATTGAAAAGAAACAAATCGCGTCTGAGCCGTATCAATCTATCTACGACACCTTCTTCCATCTTGCGCACGGGAAAATCCTCTACG TTATTGTCACGAACTGTCAGTCGCAGGTTTCCAGGCGGAGTTCCAAGTTCAACCAATGTCTCTGTTGCAGACGACAGAAAG gCGGTTGTTTTGGAAAGGTTTCGAAGATTTACGAATAAATTTATATGTGTGTCTCGTCTTCTCAATGCTGTGAAGGCGAAAATGAAAATGCAAACAAGAGAAGAAATTAGTTCGGTAAAGAAAGAAGACGAAAAGGGCCACAAAAGTAATGTTTTGGATTTTGATGTCAGCTATTTCAGAAGTGCGACAACTTCATACGGTGGACTCTCTCATAGAGCTAGGGATGCCTTATGGAAAATGGTACATCAGCGTACAGAAAGAGATATTAGAACTCTTGAG GAAGTTATGGATCGTCTCCCCTTCTTTCACAAGTATCCCAAGTCGATAAAAGCAGATCTGGCCAGAATGTTATGGTATGATCGATTTGAAGACCAGAGAATTATCATAAAGCAGGGAGACATCGGAACCCGGatgtattttgttgtttctgGGTGTGTAAGTTTGCAGACGACAGATATAGATCCGAGGAGTG GCATCAAACACGTTATTCATCTGAAAGATGTTAAATCCGGTGCTACGTTTGGAGAACTTGCTCTCATAAGAGACATGAAAAGAAACTATACGGCAGTTTGCAAAG GTGATAGCGAGTTTTTAAGTCTTAGCAAGTCCGAGTTTAATAATGTTTTACGTCACCAATATGAAGAGAACTGGCAGCAAAGAAATACATTTATCAGGAACCAACAAAGTTTCGAAGGAGCCTCCATTGACCAGATGAAGAGCGTAACAGACATGTCAGATATGAAGTCATTCCCGGACAACACA GTGATATTTGGAGACAAAACACAATTGACAGAAGCTGTCTACTTCATACGTAAAGGGAAATGtgacatgataaagaaaatatcaCTGCTCAGGACTCAGTCCCCTTATCTGCGACCATCCCTTTTTTTGTCTGATAACAAGAAAGATCACTCTGAATTTCTCAACAAGCCATACGGGAAACACACAAGAATATGTAGAACAGAAAACCACATGTTGACAGTCATGTCTCTCTATCCTGGTGACTATTTTGGTGTTG GTGAAAATCTTCAGGATACTTATATCATTACAAATGGTAAAGTAGAATGCTTGGTGATCAACTCTGCATTCTTTGCAATAAATCTAATGACGGATCAACTGGACGAGATGAAGAACAAGAATGAGGAAAAAATACCCTCTAATCAAAATCTGTATCTGAAGTTTGAAGCAAACAGGAAGTGGACGGAATATAAGAAAAGTCTTGTTGAAAATGTAGTCAGCCGAAAAAGAATCCCAAATGTTACGACAGAAGAGGATATTCCAAAGATTTTAACAATGTCACCTTCCATTCCACAGGACTTGTTGTGGAAGAATAAACCGTCTTAG